The following are encoded in a window of Mycobacterium decipiens genomic DNA:
- a CDS encoding ABC transporter permease has translation MVRGASARALAAFGRNDIRGTYRDPLLVMIVVAPAIWTSAVALLTPRATAMLADRNGFDLVPYYPLVLTAFLLLTSIIIVGGLAAFLVLDELDAGTLVALRVTPVPLSVFFAYRVATVMVVTTIYVVATMSLSGILDPGLLPSLIPIGLLAGLSAVVTLLLIVALANNKIQGLAMVRALGMLIAGLPCLPWFIHSYWNLAFGVLPPYWAAKAFWIASDHGTWWPYLAAGAAYNLVIAWPLFRRFRAKHT, from the coding sequence ATGGTGAGGGGTGCATCGGCGCGGGCACTCGCCGCGTTCGGGCGCAACGACATTCGCGGCACCTACCGAGATCCGCTGCTGGTGATGATCGTGGTGGCGCCGGCCATCTGGACCAGTGCGGTCGCGCTGCTCACGCCGCGCGCCACCGCGATGTTGGCCGACCGCAACGGATTCGACCTGGTTCCCTACTACCCGCTGGTATTGACCGCGTTCCTGCTGTTGACGAGCATCATCATCGTCGGCGGCCTGGCGGCTTTCCTCGTCCTGGATGAGCTTGACGCTGGAACCCTGGTCGCGCTGCGCGTCACGCCGGTTCCGCTGTCGGTCTTCTTTGCCTATCGCGTCGCTACCGTGATGGTGGTTACCACGATCTACGTCGTGGCAACAATGTCGCTCAGCGGGATACTCGACCCCGGGCTGCTACCGTCACTGATCCCGATCGGATTGCTGGCAGGACTCTCGGCGGTCGTCACCTTGTTGCTGATTGTTGCCTTGGCGAACAACAAGATTCAAGGCCTGGCCATGGTCCGTGCACTGGGCATGCTTATCGCCGGATTGCCCTGCCTGCCGTGGTTCATCCATTCCTACTGGAACCTCGCGTTCGGTGTGTTGCCGCCGTACTGGGCGGCCAAGGCCTTCTGGATCGCAAGCGACCACGGAACGTGGTGGCCGTACCTCGCTGCGGGCGCTGCCTACAATCTGGTGATCGCCTGGCCGCTGTTCCGGCGCTTCCGCGCCAAACACACGTGA
- a CDS encoding ArsB/NhaD family transporter → MSVIAITVFVVAYALIASDRVSKTLVALAGAGIMLGAGIVGSRDVFYSPETGIDWDVIFLLLGMMIIVSVLRQTGIFEYVAIWAVKRANASPRRIMILLVLVMAFGSAMLDNVTTVLLIAPVTLLVCDRLAINAAPFLMAEVFASNIGGAATLVGDPPNIIIASRAGLTFNDFLLHMAPIVLIVLVVFVALLPLLFGSVTVDADRVADIMSLDEREAIRDTRLLIKCGVVLLLVFVAFVAHPVLHMQPSVVALLGAGILVVISGLKRSEYLASVEWETLLFFAGLFTMVGALVKTGVIDELARAAVELTGGNELRTVFLVLGISAPVSGIIDNIPYVATMTPIVTELTAVMPGQVHPDTLWWTLALGADFGGNLTAVGASANVVMLGIARRAGTPISFWEFTRKGIVVTAVSLALAAVYVWLRYFVLG, encoded by the coding sequence ATGAGCGTCATCGCCATCACGGTATTCGTGGTCGCCTATGCGCTTATCGCCAGCGACCGTGTCAGCAAGACCCTGGTTGCGCTGGCGGGGGCGGGGATCATGCTCGGCGCCGGGATCGTCGGCTCCCGTGACGTGTTCTACTCGCCCGAGACCGGAATCGATTGGGACGTAATCTTTCTGCTGCTGGGCATGATGATCATCGTCAGCGTCCTGCGCCAGACCGGCATCTTCGAATACGTCGCGATCTGGGCCGTCAAACGCGCGAATGCCTCCCCGCGTCGGATCATGATCCTGCTAGTGCTGGTGATGGCGTTCGGGTCGGCCATGCTGGACAACGTCACCACGGTGTTGTTGATCGCGCCGGTCACGCTGCTGGTGTGTGACCGGCTGGCGATCAACGCGGCGCCGTTCCTGATGGCCGAGGTCTTCGCATCCAATATCGGCGGCGCGGCGACCTTGGTCGGTGATCCGCCCAACATCATCATCGCTAGCCGAGCGGGATTGACGTTCAACGACTTCCTGCTACACATGGCGCCGATCGTGCTGATTGTGCTCGTCGTCTTCGTCGCTCTGTTACCCCTGCTGTTCGGCTCCGTCACGGTCGATGCCGATCGAGTCGCCGACATCATGTCGCTGGATGAGCGCGAAGCCATCCGCGATACCCGGCTGCTCATCAAGTGTGGCGTTGTCCTGCTGCTGGTGTTCGTTGCGTTCGTCGCCCATCCGGTGCTGCACATGCAGCCGTCCGTCGTGGCGTTGCTGGGCGCCGGGATCCTCGTCGTGATCTCGGGACTGAAGCGGTCGGAGTATCTGGCCAGCGTCGAGTGGGAGACACTGCTGTTTTTCGCCGGGCTGTTCACCATGGTTGGGGCGCTAGTGAAGACCGGCGTCATCGATGAGCTGGCGCGCGCGGCGGTCGAGTTGACCGGCGGCAACGAATTGCGCACCGTATTTCTGGTCCTCGGCATCTCAGCCCCGGTGTCCGGGATTATCGACAACATTCCCTACGTCGCGACGATGACACCGATCGTCACCGAGTTGACCGCGGTCATGCCCGGCCAAGTCCACCCCGACACGCTCTGGTGGACCCTGGCGCTGGGTGCGGACTTCGGCGGCAACCTGACCGCCGTCGGGGCTAGTGCCAACGTCGTGATGCTGGGAATCGCGCGGCGGGCAGGCACACCGATCTCATTCTGGGAATTCACCCGCAAAGGGATTGTGGTCACCGCGGTTTCGCTGGCACTAGCCGCGGTCTATGTTTGGTTGCGCTACTTCGTGTTGGGCTGA
- a CDS encoding ArsB/NhaD family transporter → MSVVALSVFVVAYALIASDRFNKTLVALAGAAVVVALPIINSEDVFFSHETGIDWDVIFLLLGMMIIVSVLRQTGVFEYVAIWAAKRARGSPLRIMILLVVVTAIASALLDNVTTVMLIAPVTLLVCDRLAINAAPFLMAEAFASNIGGTATLVGDPPNIVIASKGGLTFNDFLVNLAPIVIIVMAVLILMLPRLFPGAFAVDPARVADVMSLEEKEAIRDHGLLIKCGVVLVMVFAAFVANSVIHMQPSMVALLGAGALIVTSRLDHSEYLSSVEWDTLLFFVGLFIMVGALVKTGVVEQLAQMAVTATRGNTLLATMVILAASLVISGIVNNVPYAATMTPIVASLVPALADQGNPEVLWWALALGTDFGGNLTAIGASANVVILGVAKRADNPISFWQFTRKGIVVTTMSAVLAAIYLWVRYFVLS, encoded by the coding sequence ATGAGTGTCGTCGCGCTGTCGGTGTTCGTCGTGGCCTACGCGTTGATCGCCAGCGACCGCTTCAACAAGACGCTGGTAGCGCTAGCGGGCGCGGCGGTCGTGGTCGCCCTGCCGATCATCAATTCCGAGGACGTCTTTTTTTCCCACGAGACCGGAATCGATTGGGACGTCATCTTTTTGCTGCTGGGCATGATGATCATCGTCAGCGTGCTACGGCAGACCGGCGTGTTCGAATACGTCGCGATCTGGGCAGCTAAACGGGCCCGCGGCTCGCCGCTGCGCATCATGATCCTGTTGGTGGTGGTGACCGCGATCGCATCTGCCCTGCTGGACAATGTCACCACGGTCATGCTGATCGCGCCGGTGACGCTGCTGGTATGCGACCGGCTGGCCATCAATGCGGCGCCGTTTTTGATGGCCGAAGCGTTCGCGTCGAATATCGGCGGCACCGCGACCTTGGTCGGCGACCCACCCAACATCGTCATCGCCAGCAAGGGCGGCCTGACATTCAACGACTTCCTGGTCAACCTGGCGCCGATCGTGATCATCGTGATGGCGGTGTTAATCCTGATGCTGCCGCGGCTGTTTCCCGGCGCGTTCGCCGTCGATCCCGCGCGGGTCGCCGACGTCATGTCGCTGGAAGAGAAGGAGGCCATTCGCGATCACGGGCTGCTAATCAAGTGCGGAGTCGTCCTGGTGATGGTGTTCGCGGCCTTCGTCGCAAACTCCGTGATTCACATGCAGCCGTCCATGGTGGCGCTGCTGGGCGCCGGCGCCCTGATCGTCACATCCCGGCTGGACCACTCCGAATACCTATCCAGCGTCGAGTGGGACACGCTGCTGTTCTTCGTGGGCCTGTTCATCATGGTCGGCGCTCTGGTGAAGACGGGCGTCGTAGAACAGCTAGCCCAGATGGCGGTTACCGCCACCCGCGGCAACACCCTGTTGGCGACGATGGTGATTCTGGCCGCGTCGTTGGTGATCAGCGGGATCGTCAACAACGTTCCTTATGCCGCAACCATGACACCGATCGTCGCCAGCCTGGTCCCAGCCTTGGCGGACCAAGGCAACCCGGAAGTGCTGTGGTGGGCCCTAGCGCTGGGCACCGACTTTGGCGGTAACCTCACCGCCATCGGGGCCAGTGCCAACGTCGTCATCCTGGGAGTCGCCAAGCGGGCAGACAATCCGATCTCATTCTGGCAGTTCACCCGCAAAGGCATTGTGGTCACGACGATGTCCGCCGTGCTGGCGGCAATCTATCTCTGGGTGCGCTACTTCGTGTTGAGCTGA
- a CDS encoding CBS domain-containing protein, translated as MRAEQMAEDYPVVSIDSNALDAARMLAEHRLPGLLVTAGAGKPYAVLPASQVVRFVVPSYVQDDPSLAGVLNESMADRCAEKLSGKKVRDVLPNHLVEVPPANADDTIIEVAALMARLRSPLIAVVKGGRLLGVVTASRLLAAALKS; from the coding sequence ATGCGTGCCGAGCAAATGGCCGAGGACTATCCCGTCGTGAGCATCGATTCAAATGCGCTGGATGCTGCACGCATGCTCGCAGAACACCGCCTGCCCGGGCTGTTGGTCACCGCCGGAGCAGGAAAACCGTATGCGGTACTCCCTGCCTCCCAGGTTGTGCGGTTCGTCGTCCCAAGTTATGTGCAAGACGATCCCTCGCTGGCCGGTGTCCTCAACGAATCGATGGCCGACCGGTGCGCGGAGAAACTGAGTGGCAAAAAGGTCCGCGACGTGTTGCCCAACCACCTGGTCGAAGTTCCCCCGGCTAATGCCGACGACACCATCATCGAGGTAGCCGCGCTCATGGCCCGACTGCGAAGCCCGCTCATCGCGGTGGTCAAAGGTGGAAGGTTGCTCGGGGTGGTCACGGCGTCGCGCCTACTTGCTGCGGCGCTGAAGTCTTGA
- the dxs gene encoding 1-deoxy-D-xylulose-5-phosphate synthase, which yields MLQQIRGPADLQHLSQAQLRELAAEIREFLIHKVAATGGHLGPNLGVVELTLALHRVFDSPHDPIIFDTGHQAYVHKMLTGRCPDFESLRKKGGLSGYPSRAESEHDWVESSHASAALSYADGLAKAFELAGHRNRCVVAVVGDGALTGGMCWEALNNIAASHRPVVIVVNDNGRSYAPTIGGVADHLAKLRLQPAYEQALGKGRDMVRAVPLIGEVCYHVLHSVKAGLKDSLSPQLLFTNLGLKYVGPVDGHDERAVEVALRSARGFGGPVIVHVVTRKGMGYPPAEADQAEQMHSTAPINPATGQATTMAGPGWTTTFADALIGYAQQRRDIVAITAAMPGPTGLSAFGQRFPDRLFDVGIAEQHAMTSAAGLAMGGMHPVVAIYSTFLNRAFDQIVMDVALHKLPVTMVLDRAGVTGPDGASHNGMWDLSMLGIVPGMRVAAPRDGTRLREELGEALDINDGPTAIRFPKGDVGKDIPALARRAGVDVLAVPAAGLNHDVLLVAVGAFASMALAVAKRLHNQGIGVTVVDPRWVLPVCDGVRDLAVQHKLLVTLEDNGVNGGVGSAVSAALRRAEIDVPCRDVGLPQGFYEHASRAEVLADLGLTDQDVARRITGWVAALGTGVSASDAIREHLD from the coding sequence ATGCTGCAACAGATCCGCGGACCTGCCGATCTGCAGCACCTCTCCCAGGCTCAGCTTCGGGAGCTTGCTGCCGAGATTCGCGAGTTCCTGATCCACAAGGTCGCCGCCACCGGGGGACACCTGGGGCCGAACCTCGGTGTCGTCGAGCTGACACTGGCGCTGCATCGGGTGTTCGACTCGCCCCACGATCCGATCATCTTCGACACCGGTCACCAGGCGTACGTCCACAAGATGTTGACCGGACGCTGCCCGGACTTCGAAAGCCTGCGCAAGAAGGGCGGGTTGTCGGGGTATCCGTCACGCGCCGAGAGCGAACACGACTGGGTGGAGTCGAGCCACGCCAGCGCGGCATTGTCGTACGCCGACGGGTTGGCCAAGGCGTTCGAGTTGGCCGGACACCGCAACCGGTGTGTGGTCGCGGTGGTCGGCGACGGCGCGCTGACCGGCGGCATGTGCTGGGAGGCGCTGAACAATATCGCCGCCTCGCACCGGCCGGTAGTCATCGTGGTCAACGACAATGGGCGCAGCTACGCGCCGACGATCGGAGGCGTCGCCGACCACCTGGCGAAGTTGCGGCTGCAGCCCGCCTACGAGCAGGCGCTGGGGAAGGGCCGTGACATGGTGCGCGCGGTGCCACTCATCGGTGAGGTTTGCTATCACGTCCTGCACAGCGTTAAGGCGGGTCTGAAGGACTCGCTGTCACCGCAGCTGCTGTTCACCAACCTTGGCCTGAAGTACGTCGGCCCGGTGGACGGTCACGACGAACGGGCGGTGGAGGTCGCGCTGCGCAGCGCCCGCGGCTTCGGCGGCCCGGTGATCGTGCACGTCGTCACCCGCAAGGGGATGGGTTATCCCCCGGCGGAAGCCGACCAGGCCGAGCAGATGCATTCCACCGCCCCGATCAATCCGGCCACCGGGCAAGCCACCACGATGGCGGGCCCGGGGTGGACGACGACCTTTGCCGACGCACTCATCGGGTACGCCCAACAGCGCCGCGACATTGTGGCGATCACCGCGGCGATGCCCGGCCCGACCGGGCTGTCGGCGTTCGGGCAGCGTTTTCCGGATCGATTGTTCGATGTCGGTATCGCCGAGCAACATGCGATGACGTCGGCGGCCGGGTTGGCGATGGGCGGGATGCACCCGGTGGTGGCGATCTATTCGACGTTCCTCAACCGGGCGTTCGACCAGATCGTGATGGATGTTGCGCTGCACAAGCTGCCGGTCACCATGGTGCTGGACCGGGCCGGGGTCACCGGTCCGGACGGCGCCAGTCACAACGGCATGTGGGACCTGTCCATGCTGGGCATCGTGCCGGGCATGCGGGTGGCCGCACCCCGCGACGGCACCCGGTTGCGCGAGGAACTCGGTGAGGCGCTCGACATCAACGACGGACCGACGGCGATCCGGTTCCCCAAAGGCGATGTGGGCAAAGATATTCCGGCTCTTGCACGGCGGGCCGGCGTGGATGTGCTCGCGGTGCCGGCCGCTGGGCTGAACCATGATGTGCTGCTGGTGGCGGTCGGTGCGTTCGCGTCGATGGCGTTGGCGGTGGCCAAGCGGCTGCACAACCAGGGAATCGGGGTGACCGTGGTGGACCCGCGCTGGGTGTTGCCGGTCTGCGACGGTGTGCGTGATCTGGCGGTGCAGCACAAGCTGCTCGTGACGCTGGAGGACAACGGCGTCAACGGCGGTGTGGGGTCGGCGGTGTCGGCCGCTTTGCGGCGCGCGGAGATCGATGTGCCCTGCCGCGACGTCGGGTTGCCTCAGGGCTTCTACGAGCACGCATCGCGAGCCGAGGTGCTGGCCGATCTGGGGCTCACCGACCAAGACGTGGCCCGGCGGATCACCGGATGGGTTGCCGCGCTGGGGACCGGGGTATCCGCTTCCGACGCGATTCGAGAACATCTCGACTAA
- a CDS encoding HRDC domain-containing protein, whose protein sequence is MCPEQSEAGGAEPGGTEPEPTPLLHPAGGMPNLCVTASEIAAAAELLDRGRGPFGVDAERASGFRYSNRAYLVQIRRAGAGTVLIDPVSHGGDPLTVLAPVAAVLNDDEWILHSADQDLPCLAEVGMRPPALYDTELAGRLAGFDRVNLATMVERLLGLGLAKGHGAADWSKRPLPPAWLNYAALDVELLIELRAAISQVLAEQGKTDWAAQEFEHLRAFESRSVPAVARRDRWRRTSGIHKVHDRRRLAAVRELWTARDRIAQRRDIAPRRILPDSAIIDAALADPKSLADLVALPVFGGRNQRRSAAVWLAALQAARENRDPPEVAEPANGPPPPGRWIKRKPEAAARLDAARTALGQVSQRVGVPTENLVSPDLVRRLCWEWEAATQDFPDPAAAVEEYLRAGQARIWQRDLVGPILATALTRTPDGTEGDDH, encoded by the coding sequence ATGTGCCCCGAGCAGTCCGAAGCGGGGGGTGCGGAGCCCGGCGGCACGGAACCCGAACCCACCCCGCTGCTCCACCCTGCCGGTGGGATGCCGAATCTCTGTGTGACCGCCAGCGAAATCGCCGCGGCCGCAGAACTGCTGGATCGCGGGCGCGGACCGTTCGGGGTGGACGCCGAGCGGGCGTCGGGCTTCCGCTACTCCAACCGGGCCTATCTGGTCCAGATCCGGCGGGCCGGGGCGGGCACCGTGCTGATCGACCCGGTCAGCCACGGCGGTGACCCGTTGACCGTGCTGGCGCCGGTCGCTGCCGTGCTCAACGACGACGAGTGGATCCTGCACTCCGCCGATCAGGATCTGCCCTGCCTGGCCGAGGTCGGTATGCGCCCGCCGGCGCTGTACGACACCGAACTTGCCGGACGCCTAGCCGGATTCGATCGGGTGAACCTGGCGACCATGGTCGAGCGGCTGCTCGGGCTGGGATTGGCCAAGGGCCACGGCGCGGCCGACTGGTCCAAACGCCCGCTACCCCCGGCCTGGCTGAACTACGCGGCACTGGACGTGGAACTGCTCATCGAACTGCGCGCGGCGATCTCGCAGGTGCTGGCCGAGCAAGGCAAAACCGATTGGGCTGCACAGGAATTCGAACACCTGCGGGCGTTCGAATCAAGGTCAGTTCCGGCGGTCGCCCGGCGGGACCGCTGGCGACGAACCTCGGGTATCCACAAGGTGCATGACCGCCGGCGCCTGGCCGCCGTCCGCGAGTTGTGGACGGCGCGCGATCGGATCGCCCAGCGCCGCGACATCGCGCCGCGCCGGATCTTGCCGGACTCGGCCATCATCGACGCCGCCCTTGCCGACCCGAAGTCCCTCGCCGACCTCGTCGCGTTGCCGGTGTTCGGCGGACGCAACCAGCGTCGTAGCGCCGCGGTGTGGTTGGCGGCGCTGCAGGCAGCGCGCGAAAACCGAGATCCACCGGAGGTGGCCGAGCCGGCAAACGGGCCGCCACCGCCGGGGCGGTGGATCAAACGCAAGCCGGAAGCCGCCGCACGGCTGGATGCGGCACGCACGGCGCTGGGCCAGGTGTCGCAACGGGTCGGGGTACCCACGGAGAACCTGGTCTCACCTGATCTGGTGCGACGGCTGTGCTGGGAATGGGAAGCCGCCACGCAAGATTTTCCGGACCCCGCCGCCGCTGTCGAGGAGTACCTGCGCGCCGGCCAGGCCCGGATCTGGCAGCGAGACCTCGTGGGCCCCATCCTGGCGACGGCGTTGACCCGGACACCCGACGGCACCGAGGGCGACGACCACTAG
- a CDS encoding enoyl-CoA hydratase/isomerase family protein, translating into MPVSYDDFPSLRCEPSENGVLQVILDAPGLNSVGPQMHGDLADIWPVIDRDPRVRVVLVRGEGKAFSSGGSFDLIEETIGDYQGRVRIMREARDLVLNLVNFDKPVVSAIRGPAVGAGLVVALLADISVAGRTAKIIDGHTKLGVAAGDHAAICWPLLVGMAKAKYYLLTCETLSGEEAERIGLVSTCVDDEEVLATATRLADTLAQGAQNAIRWTKRSLNHWYRMFGPTFETSLGLEFIGFSGPDVQEGLAAHREKRPARFGAGRDS; encoded by the coding sequence GTGCCGGTCAGCTACGACGACTTCCCCAGCCTTCGGTGTGAGCCCAGCGAGAACGGCGTGCTGCAGGTGATTCTGGACGCGCCCGGCCTGAACTCGGTCGGGCCTCAGATGCACGGCGACCTAGCCGACATCTGGCCGGTGATCGATCGCGATCCGAGGGTGCGCGTGGTCCTGGTTCGCGGGGAGGGCAAGGCGTTTTCCTCCGGCGGCAGCTTCGATTTGATCGAGGAGACCATTGGTGACTACCAGGGCCGGGTCCGGATTATGCGCGAGGCCCGTGATCTGGTGCTCAATCTGGTCAACTTCGACAAGCCGGTGGTGTCGGCGATTCGGGGTCCGGCGGTCGGCGCGGGCCTGGTGGTGGCGTTGCTCGCCGACATCTCGGTGGCGGGCCGGACCGCGAAAATCATCGACGGGCACACCAAACTCGGGGTGGCCGCCGGTGATCACGCCGCGATCTGCTGGCCGTTGCTGGTCGGCATGGCCAAAGCCAAGTACTACCTGCTGACCTGCGAGACGCTCTCCGGCGAGGAAGCCGAGCGCATCGGCCTGGTCTCGACCTGCGTGGACGATGAGGAAGTACTCGCAACCGCGACTCGCCTGGCTGACACCCTCGCGCAGGGCGCACAAAACGCGATCCGCTGGACCAAGCGCAGTCTCAATCACTGGTATCGCATGTTCGGGCCCACCTTCGAAACCTCGCTCGGCCTGGAATTCATCGGGTTCAGCGGTCCCGACGTCCAGGAAGGACTGGCCGCACATCGTGAGAAGCGCCCCGCACGGTTCGGTGCCGGCCGTGATAGCTGA
- the hemE gene encoding uroporphyrinogen decarboxylase, with product MSIRRELPQSPYLAAVAGRKPNRVPVWFMRQAGRSLPEYRALRERHSMLAACFEPDLACEFTLQPTRRYDVDAAILFSDIVVPLRAAGVDLDIVADVGPVIADPVRTAADIAALKPLDQRAIQPVLQAVSLLVAALGEVPLIGFAGAPFTLASYLVEGGPSRHHARTKAMMLAEPASWHALMTKLTDLTIAFLHGQIGAGVDAIQVFDSWAGTLSLADYRQYVLPHSARVFGALSEHAVPMTHFGVGTAELLGAMSEAVRLGGQASVVGVDWRTTLTDAAARVEAGTALQGNLDPVVLLAGWPAVERGARAVVDDGRRAVDAGAAGHVFNLGHGVLPETDPGVLAELVSLVHSL from the coding sequence ATGAGTATCCGTCGCGAGCTTCCGCAATCGCCCTACCTGGCCGCGGTCGCCGGCCGCAAACCGAACCGGGTGCCGGTGTGGTTCATGCGGCAGGCGGGCCGCTCGCTGCCCGAATATCGGGCGCTGCGCGAACGGCACAGCATGCTGGCCGCCTGTTTCGAGCCGGACCTGGCGTGCGAGTTCACCCTGCAGCCGACACGCCGTTACGACGTCGACGCGGCGATCCTGTTCTCCGACATCGTTGTGCCGCTGCGCGCCGCAGGCGTGGATTTGGACATCGTCGCCGACGTCGGGCCGGTGATCGCCGACCCGGTGCGCACCGCAGCCGATATCGCTGCTCTGAAACCCCTTGATCAGCGGGCGATTCAGCCTGTGCTGCAGGCGGTTTCACTGTTGGTCGCGGCGCTGGGAGAGGTGCCGCTGATCGGGTTCGCGGGAGCGCCGTTCACGTTGGCCTCCTACCTGGTGGAGGGCGGACCGAGCCGGCACCACGCCCGCACCAAGGCAATGATGCTGGCCGAGCCGGCGAGCTGGCATGCGCTGATGACGAAGCTGACCGACCTCACCATCGCGTTTCTGCACGGCCAAATCGGTGCCGGGGTGGACGCCATTCAGGTATTCGACTCGTGGGCCGGGACGCTGTCGCTGGCCGACTACCGTCAGTACGTGTTACCGCACAGCGCCCGGGTATTCGGCGCGTTGAGCGAACATGCCGTGCCGATGACGCACTTCGGGGTCGGGACCGCCGAGTTGCTGGGCGCCATGTCGGAGGCGGTGCGCTTGGGTGGTCAGGCCAGCGTCGTCGGGGTGGATTGGCGGACCACACTGACCGACGCCGCCGCCCGCGTCGAGGCCGGCACCGCGCTGCAGGGCAACCTCGATCCGGTGGTGCTGCTGGCGGGCTGGCCGGCGGTGGAACGTGGCGCACGGGCCGTTGTCGACGACGGACGTCGCGCCGTGGACGCCGGCGCCGCCGGGCACGTCTTCAACCTCGGCCATGGGGTGCTGCCGGAGACCGATCCCGGGGTGCTGGCCGAGTTGGTGTCGCTGGTCCATTCGCTATGA
- a CDS encoding protoporphyrinogen oxidase yields MTPAGSYCVVGGGISGLTAAYRLRVAVGDDATITVFDPADRLGGVLRTEPVGGQPMDLGAEAFVLRRPEVPALLAELGLSGRQRSTTGARPLIYSQQRLHPLPSDTVAGIPSSATSLAGLVDGATIARMEAEPTRPLRWQAGSDPAAAELVADRFGEQVVARSVDPLLGGVYAGAAATIGLRAAAPSVTAALDRGAGSLTDAVRQGLPPADGGPVFGALQGGYQVLLDELVRRSRPRWVRAAIEKIGHGWELYDETGARWHADAVILAVPAPRLARLIDGLAPRSFAAASRITSASSVVMALAVPGNTALPECSGVLVATGEPVHAKAVTLSSRKWGTAGDVALLRLSFGRFGDDLAGRASDEELLAWAVDDLATVFGVAVDVLDVRVRRWMDAMPQYGPGHAELVAELRAGLPPTLAVAGSYLDGIGVPACIAAAGRAVAGVLEAVDAQVAR; encoded by the coding sequence ATGACCCCGGCCGGCTCGTATTGTGTTGTGGGCGGCGGAATCTCGGGATTGACCGCGGCGTATCGGCTACGGGTGGCCGTCGGTGACGATGCGACCATCACGGTGTTCGACCCGGCCGACCGGCTTGGTGGGGTATTGCGCACCGAACCGGTCGGCGGACAACCGATGGATCTGGGCGCCGAGGCGTTCGTGCTGCGCCGGCCCGAGGTGCCGGCACTGCTGGCCGAGCTGGGCCTGTCGGGGCGGCAGCGCAGCACCACCGGCGCCCGGCCGCTGATCTACAGCCAGCAGCGGCTGCACCCGTTGCCGTCGGACACGGTGGCCGGCATCCCGTCCTCGGCGACGTCGCTGGCCGGGTTGGTAGACGGCGCCACGATCGCGCGCATGGAGGCGGAACCAACCCGACCGCTGCGCTGGCAGGCGGGCAGCGATCCCGCGGCGGCCGAGTTGGTGGCCGACCGGTTCGGCGAGCAGGTTGTGGCCCGCTCGGTGGACCCGCTGCTGGGCGGGGTGTACGCGGGCGCGGCCGCGACGATCGGGCTGCGCGCGGCCGCCCCGAGCGTGACCGCGGCTCTCGACCGCGGCGCGGGCAGCTTGACCGACGCGGTCCGGCAGGGATTGCCACCGGCTGACGGCGGTCCGGTATTCGGCGCGTTGCAGGGCGGCTACCAGGTGCTGCTGGACGAGCTGGTCCGGCGCAGTCGGCCGCGGTGGGTGCGCGCGGCTATCGAGAAGATCGGTCACGGATGGGAGCTGTACGACGAAACCGGGGCTCGTTGGCACGCCGACGCGGTCATCCTGGCCGTACCGGCACCGCGGCTGGCGCGCCTGATTGACGGCCTGGCCCCACGAAGCTTCGCCGCCGCCAGCCGGATAACGAGCGCGTCGTCGGTGGTGATGGCGCTCGCGGTGCCCGGCAATACCGCGCTTCCGGAGTGTTCCGGTGTGCTCGTGGCGACCGGCGAGCCGGTACACGCCAAGGCGGTCACCTTGTCGTCTCGCAAGTGGGGCACTGCCGGCGACGTTGCGCTGCTGCGGCTGTCTTTCGGGCGGTTCGGGGACGACTTGGCCGGCCGCGCGTCCGACGAGGAGCTGCTGGCCTGGGCGGTGGACGACCTGGCCACGGTGTTCGGTGTTGCCGTCGATGTGCTCGATGTCCGCGTGCGACGGTGGATGGACGCGATGCCGCAGTATGGGCCCGGCCACGCGGAGCTGGTGGCCGAGCTGCGGGCCGGCCTGCCACCGACTCTCGCCGTGGCGGGCAGCTACCTTGACGGAATCGGCGTTCCGGCTTGCATCGCCGCGGCAGGTCGGGCGGTCGCCGGCGTCCTCGAGGCGGTAGACGCGCAAGTGGCACGATAG